A single genomic interval of Sphingobacteriales bacterium harbors:
- a CDS encoding YdeI/OmpD-associated family protein, whose amino-acid sequence MAATNIKSFKSKNTWRNWLDKNQDLPEGIWLQVFKVDSGIESVTIVQALEEALCFGWIDGQRKSYDEQSYLQKYTPRRAQSIWSKRNIGIVEKLIEDGKMTPRGFAEIEKAKADGRWARAYDSHTTMQDAEDLLQELAKDKKAEIFYQSLNKTNKFAINFRLQTAKKPETRAKRIQEIVAMLKEGKKLH is encoded by the coding sequence ATGGCAGCAACAAATATCAAATCTTTTAAATCCAAGAATACTTGGCGGAATTGGTTGGATAAAAACCAAGACTTGCCAGAGGGAATATGGCTTCAAGTGTTTAAAGTTGATTCAGGCATTGAATCCGTAACCATCGTTCAAGCATTAGAAGAAGCATTGTGTTTTGGTTGGATAGACGGACAAAGAAAAAGCTATGATGAACAATCTTATTTGCAGAAATACACACCTCGCAGAGCACAAAGCATTTGGTCAAAACGCAATATTGGTATTGTGGAAAAACTTATAGAAGACGGAAAGATGACCCCAAGAGGTTTTGCAGAAATTGAAAAAGCCAAAGCTGATGGGCGCTGGGCGAGGGCTTACGATTCACATACTACCATGCAAGATGCTGAAGATTTGCTGCAAGAATTGGCAAAAGACAAAAAAGCTGAAATCTTTTATCAATCGCTTAATAAGACCAATAAATTTGCCATTAATTTTCGGCTTCAAACAGCTAAAAAACCCGAAACAAGAGCCAAGCGAATACAAGAGATTGTGGCCATGTTAAAGGAGGGAAAAAAGCTTCATTAA
- a CDS encoding alpha/beta hydrolase, which translates to MDMVTTTSDSLIFKNGYSEVNGLKMYYEIYGQGNPLVLIHGGGSTIQTNFGKLIPLLSKNRKVIAVELQAHGRTNDRNTDLTFEQDADDVATLLKNLKIDKADFLGFSNGGTTTIQIAIRHPEIVAKMILCSALAKRNGVPDWFWGFMAQAKLENMPKQLQDGYKKVAADTSGLQRMHDRDAKRVINFKDIPDEQIKAIKITTLIIIADKDIITPEHAIELRRQIANSELAIVPGVHGQYIGEITTITPDFKESDLVIPMIEKFLYNKSE; encoded by the coding sequence ATGGACATGGTAACAACAACAAGCGACAGTTTGATTTTTAAGAACGGATATTCTGAGGTGAATGGACTTAAAATGTATTACGAAATTTATGGACAAGGTAACCCACTTGTTCTGATACATGGAGGTGGCTCAACTATTCAAACAAATTTCGGGAAGCTAATCCCTTTGCTTTCAAAAAATAGAAAAGTAATTGCTGTTGAACTACAAGCCCACGGAAGAACCAACGACCGCAATACTGACCTTACATTTGAGCAAGATGCTGACGATGTAGCTACGCTTTTAAAAAATTTAAAAATTGATAAAGCCGATTTTTTAGGGTTTAGCAATGGAGGAACAACAACCATACAAATTGCTATCAGACACCCTGAAATTGTGGCCAAAATGATTTTATGCTCTGCACTTGCAAAGCGAAACGGTGTTCCCGACTGGTTTTGGGGATTTATGGCACAAGCAAAATTGGAAAATATGCCTAAGCAACTGCAAGATGGCTACAAAAAGGTTGCAGCAGACACAAGCGGTTTGCAAAGAATGCACGACAGAGATGCAAAGCGAGTAATTAACTTTAAAGACATTCCAGACGAACAAATAAAGGCTATAAAAATTACTACCTTAATTATTATAGCCGACAAAGATATTATTACACCGGAACATGCCATTGAGCTTCGCCGACAAATTGCCAACTCAGAATTGGCCATCGTTCCCGGCGTACATGGACAATACATTGGGGAAATAACAACAATAACCCCTGATTTCAAAGAAAGCGACCTGGTGATTCCAATGATTGAAAAGTTTCTTTACAACAAGAGCGAATGA
- a CDS encoding DEAD/DEAH box helicase family protein, with product MSTKFFTNKSERSMFEKFKGIIDYMKDLYAFHAVVGYFRSSGYFALQDYLKNLKEIKILVGINVDQMFAESQRKGLLYFGDAEKTKEEFLKWFIQDIKEAKYSKVVEDGVLKFVNDLINGRIEVRAHNSKAMHAKFYLFLPEKHSEHSDGWVIMGSSNLTEAGLGKKKSPNYELNIALKDFDDVQFAKDEFSMLWDDSVPILPTDIQQFKQKTHIGQIFTPYELYIKFLIEYFGKNIDYDPDTVGDLPKTYKTLSYQVDAVNQGFQMLMDHNGFFLSDVVGLGKTVVAAMIAKRFLIANGTLNTRILVVFPPALEKNWINTFRQFNIDKHCKFITNGSLDKIVEGKDPKYWAKEDYDLILVDEAHRYRNHSSQSFAFLQRICKSRRNGEGLVPGEKKKVILISATPLNNRPQDLYYQLLLFQDARRTTLPIANSNLQAFFGPIIREFQEIMKKSQPDIKRISELYSSIREKIISQIAVRRTRSDLRNYPKYLEDLKAQGIEFPDIAGPKPKIYTFDTKLSKLFYHTVFYLTDSDKIQYFRYQAIKYLKPELRENYYEQAVLVSQSLAGIIKTFMIKRLESSFRAFKSSLKNFTTATGRMIEMFDKGKVLIAPDLSVNDLMEKGFSLEEIEEKIAVISIENPRNNVFSPDDFESNFIEGLRKDYRLLQELVKEWSEIEQDPKLDTFLHALKEEFFNKQINPTGKLVVFTESAETANYLTEKVEAFLKTKVLSVSSHNRNKIFETIQENFDANYDKEHKNDYNIIITTDVLAEGVNLHRANVIVNYDTPWNATRLMQRIGRVNRIGSSADVIYNYNFYPSQQGDEEIKLYRNALVKLQGFHTAFGEDAKIYTHEEMLEEFELFKEGSPDEEDKRLYYLRRIREFKDNFPKEFKRIKAFPLKARTARKNKPDGTKNGTIVFLKSAYKTEFYHIDNEAKVLPLTFLEAAQNFEATPAELPLPLPETHFKHVQAALNSFEEDFLGSVAEKVTATDKSDANTKQASKFLKDWKNVTHQKIVKDICQNLIPIVNDGIYTPLALELVKLKRKWDKKQINVAQVEYLLIAMAKKYDAFSEVEEEQIAEEIDANINPEIVLSETFIDGQ from the coding sequence ATGTCAACTAAATTTTTTACAAACAAGAGCGAACGAAGCATGTTCGAAAAATTCAAAGGAATTATCGATTATATGAAAGATTTGTATGCCTTTCATGCTGTTGTTGGCTATTTCCGTTCATCGGGCTACTTTGCCCTTCAAGATTACCTTAAAAACTTAAAAGAAATTAAAATTTTGGTTGGTATTAATGTTGACCAAATGTTTGCCGAATCGCAACGCAAAGGGCTTTTATACTTTGGTGATGCAGAAAAAACCAAAGAAGAATTTTTAAAATGGTTTATACAAGACATTAAAGAAGCCAAATATTCTAAAGTAGTTGAAGATGGTGTTTTAAAGTTTGTAAACGACTTAATTAACGGAAGAATTGAAGTGAGGGCACACAACTCAAAAGCCATGCACGCTAAGTTTTATTTGTTTTTACCCGAAAAACACAGCGAACATTCAGACGGGTGGGTCATTATGGGTTCGTCAAACCTAACAGAAGCAGGGTTGGGCAAAAAAAAATCTCCTAATTACGAGTTGAACATTGCGCTGAAAGATTTTGATGATGTTCAATTTGCTAAAGATGAATTTTCCATGTTATGGGATGACTCAGTACCTATATTACCTACCGACATTCAACAGTTTAAACAAAAAACGCATATAGGGCAAATTTTTACACCATACGAATTATACATCAAGTTTTTAATTGAATACTTTGGCAAAAATATAGACTACGACCCCGATACAGTTGGCGATTTGCCAAAAACCTACAAAACACTTTCCTATCAGGTTGATGCCGTAAACCAGGGTTTTCAAATGTTGATGGACCATAACGGTTTTTTTCTATCAGACGTGGTTGGCTTGGGCAAAACCGTGGTTGCCGCCATGATAGCCAAGCGGTTTTTGATAGCAAACGGCACTTTGAACACCAGAATTTTGGTAGTATTTCCACCGGCTTTGGAAAAAAACTGGATTAATACTTTCAGGCAATTTAATATTGATAAGCATTGTAAATTTATAACGAACGGGAGTTTAGATAAGATAGTTGAAGGAAAAGACCCTAAATACTGGGCAAAAGAAGATTACGACCTGATTTTAGTGGATGAAGCACACCGTTACAGAAACCACAGTTCGCAATCTTTTGCCTTTTTGCAACGCATTTGCAAATCGCGTAGAAACGGGGAAGGTTTGGTTCCGGGAGAAAAGAAAAAAGTAATTTTAATTTCGGCAACACCACTCAACAACCGCCCCCAGGATTTATACTATCAATTGCTTTTGTTTCAAGATGCAAGAAGAACTACTTTACCGATTGCCAATTCTAATCTACAGGCATTTTTCGGACCCATTATCCGGGAATTTCAGGAAATAATGAAAAAGAGTCAACCGGATATTAAACGCATCAGTGAACTGTATTCAAGCATTCGCGAAAAAATTATTTCTCAAATTGCCGTTCGCAGAACAAGGAGCGATTTAAGAAACTACCCGAAATATTTAGAAGATTTAAAAGCGCAGGGCATTGAGTTTCCCGATATTGCCGGCCCCAAACCAAAAATTTATACATTTGATACCAAATTGAGCAAACTGTTTTATCATACCGTTTTCTATCTTACAGACAGCGATAAAATTCAGTATTTTCGTTATCAAGCTATCAAATATTTGAAACCAGAACTGCGCGAAAACTATTACGAACAAGCCGTTTTGGTTTCGCAATCATTGGCGGGCATTATAAAAACCTTTATGATAAAACGTTTAGAAAGCAGTTTTAGGGCTTTTAAATCTTCTTTAAAAAATTTTACTACCGCCACCGGCAGAATGATTGAAATGTTTGACAAAGGCAAAGTTTTAATTGCCCCCGATTTAAGTGTAAACGACTTGATGGAAAAAGGCTTCAGCCTTGAAGAAATTGAAGAGAAAATAGCAGTAATTTCTATTGAAAACCCAAGAAACAACGTTTTTTCTCCGGATGATTTTGAAAGCAATTTTATTGAAGGTTTGCGAAAAGACTATCGGCTTTTGCAGGAATTGGTAAAAGAATGGAGCGAGATTGAGCAAGACCCCAAATTAGATACATTTCTACACGCTTTGAAAGAAGAATTTTTCAATAAACAAATCAACCCAACCGGAAAATTAGTTGTTTTTACCGAAAGCGCCGAAACGGCAAACTATCTAACAGAAAAAGTGGAGGCGTTTTTGAAAACCAAGGTATTGAGCGTTTCCAGCCACAACCGAAACAAAATTTTTGAAACCATTCAGGAAAATTTTGACGCTAACTACGATAAAGAACACAAAAACGATTACAACATAATTATTACTACCGATGTATTGGCAGAAGGCGTAAACTTACATAGAGCAAATGTAATTGTTAATTACGATACCCCTTGGAATGCCACCCGATTGATGCAACGAATTGGGCGGGTAAACCGTATTGGCAGCTCAGCAGATGTTATTTATAACTACAATTTCTACCCCTCGCAACAAGGCGATGAAGAAATAAAATTATACCGCAACGCTTTGGTTAAACTGCAGGGTTTTCATACTGCCTTTGGCGAAGACGCAAAAATTTATACCCACGAAGAAATGCTGGAAGAATTTGAACTTTTTAAAGAAGGCTCACCCGATGAGGAAGACAAACGCCTGTACTACCTGCGCCGCATTAGGGAATTTAAAGATAACTTCCCCAAAGAGTTTAAACGAATTAAAGCGTTTCCGTTAAAAGCACGTACTGCCCGTAAAAATAAACCAGATGGTACGAAAAACGGAACAATTGTTTTCCTAAAATCGGCTTACAAAACAGAATTTTACCATATTGATAACGAAGCAAAAGTACTGCCATTGACTTTTTTAGAAGCTGCCCAAAATTTTGAAGCAACCCCTGCCGAATTGCCTTTGCCCTTGCCCGAAACGCATTTCAAGCATGTGCAGGCTGCCCTCAATTCGTTTGAAGAAGACTTTTTGGGCAGCGTTGCCGAAAAAGTTACCGCTACCGACAAATCCGATGCCAATACCAAACAGGCATCAAAATTCTTGAAGGATTGGAAAAACGTAACGCACCAAAAAATAGTAAAAGATATTTGCCAAAACCTCATACCCATTGTTAATGACGGTATCTATACGCCATTAGCGCTTGAACTTGTAAAACTTAAACGAAAATGGGATAAAAAGCAAATCAACGTTGCGCAAGTGGAGTATTTGCTGATTGCCATGGCAAAAAAATATGATGCTTTTTCTGAAGTGGAAGAAGAACAAATAGCAGAAGAAATTGATGCAAATATTAATCCGGAAATTGTGCTTTCAGAAACATTTATTGATGGACAATAG
- a CDS encoding AAA family ATPase → MDVLNEFQAAIEIEFAKNLQEFEEQQKLPLDERVAKGVTMSNLKVEIEFYDGLPDRFCPRLPEPHEYIYAVKVFCKNNISKFKEGNSVVLSNGSYRFEMEIEEDSTENFILKPNDFNVKNCYIDSVKYPENNWEINAVNTNISTKLLLTAAEVLKDDTTILRKIENFLNGRTQNTYQGYSKKVGYLNDSQNTAYLKAINASNFCLVQGPPGTGKTETIGNMVKHFVDCGLKVFVTAPNHTAINNCLNAVASKIRDKSKVVKIGEKANNKEVQENPFVARKSRVSYSSYKINANYSQKGIAIGSTAYSLCYPGSKKLDGWLFDVCIIDEAAQLSIPLSVAAMCRTGKYIFVGDHKQLDPIIPKKTGNKMFAESIFSRLARIYPSEINLLNTSYRLNESLIKIPNTLFYNNLLKAASTTQEDNKTYQCNHHSGLLNSESHKLILHNVFDSNGRSPHEAKIVAELVSDLIQNGVDIKDIGIMSPYRAQVREIKKAVKQVLPNSIDKPFDTLLVDTVDGMQGQERNYIIYSFANAHPLESMRRLDFFYSPNRLNVAITRAIKKCFVISNYKVFDIIDEDLKDHEEYDEIKDSLDVFKRYKSMASIVEINQTDDDEW, encoded by the coding sequence ATGGACGTACTAAACGAATTTCAGGCAGCTATTGAAATTGAATTTGCAAAAAACCTTCAAGAATTTGAAGAACAACAAAAATTGCCCTTAGATGAAAGGGTTGCCAAAGGGGTAACAATGTCTAATTTGAAAGTTGAAATAGAATTTTATGACGGTTTACCCGATCGGTTTTGCCCTCGTTTACCAGAACCACACGAATACATTTATGCGGTAAAAGTATTTTGTAAAAACAACATATCGAAATTTAAAGAAGGCAATTCTGTTGTTTTAAGCAATGGCTCGTATCGTTTCGAAATGGAAATTGAGGAGGACAGTACGGAAAACTTTATACTAAAACCCAATGATTTTAACGTTAAGAATTGCTATATTGATAGTGTAAAATACCCCGAAAACAACTGGGAAATAAACGCAGTAAATACGAATATAAGCACAAAACTTTTACTAACTGCTGCCGAGGTATTAAAAGACGATACTACAATCCTTCGCAAAATTGAAAACTTCTTAAACGGCAGAACCCAAAACACCTACCAAGGTTATTCGAAAAAAGTTGGTTATTTAAACGATTCGCAAAACACGGCTTACCTTAAAGCCATAAATGCAAGTAATTTCTGCCTTGTTCAAGGTCCTCCTGGTACAGGTAAAACAGAAACCATTGGTAATATGGTAAAACATTTTGTTGATTGTGGGCTAAAAGTTTTTGTAACGGCACCAAACCATACCGCTATCAACAACTGTTTAAATGCCGTTGCTTCAAAAATTAGAGACAAATCTAAAGTTGTAAAAATTGGTGAAAAAGCGAACAACAAAGAAGTGCAGGAAAATCCTTTTGTGGCAAGGAAATCAAGGGTATCTTACTCGAGTTATAAAATTAATGCTAACTACAGTCAAAAAGGAATTGCAATTGGCTCAACCGCCTATTCGCTATGCTATCCGGGAAGTAAAAAATTAGATGGTTGGCTGTTCGATGTCTGTATTATTGACGAAGCCGCCCAATTAAGTATTCCGTTATCTGTTGCTGCAATGTGCCGAACCGGAAAGTATATTTTTGTAGGCGACCACAAACAACTCGACCCAATTATACCCAAAAAGACGGGTAATAAAATGTTTGCCGAGTCTATTTTTAGTAGATTGGCACGCATTTATCCAAGTGAGATTAACCTTTTGAACACCTCTTATCGCCTCAACGAATCGTTGATAAAAATACCAAATACGTTGTTTTACAACAACCTGCTTAAAGCTGCATCAACTACTCAGGAGGATAATAAAACCTATCAATGCAACCATCATTCCGGATTGCTAAACAGCGAATCGCACAAACTTATATTGCATAATGTTTTTGATTCGAACGGTCGTTCTCCGCACGAAGCAAAAATTGTGGCTGAATTGGTTTCAGACCTTATACAAAACGGGGTGGACATTAAAGATATTGGCATTATGTCGCCCTACCGGGCACAAGTTAGAGAAATTAAAAAAGCAGTTAAACAAGTCCTGCCCAATTCTATCGATAAGCCTTTTGATACATTGCTGGTCGATACCGTTGACGGAATGCAAGGGCAAGAAAGAAATTATATCATTTACAGTTTTGCCAATGCTCACCCTCTTGAATCAATGAGGCGGTTAGACTTTTTCTACAGCCCAAACCGATTAAATGTAGCAATAACGCGAGCCATTAAAAAATGTTTTGTTATCTCTAATTATAAGGTGTTCGACATTATAGATGAAGACCTAAAAGACCACGAAGAATACGACGAAATAAAAGACAGTTTAGATGTTTTTAAGCGGTATAAATCAATGGCTTCCATTGTAGAGATTAACCAAACTGATGATGATGAATGGTAA
- a CDS encoding Fic family protein gives MGKHLKFISFKYLEKYSSACKINWLAVFHKLRAKSIFTADDFEYYIIASSLYSSKIEGNTIDANSFFRNRGNKSFPKKKEVQEIEDLVKAYKFASENNLNKTNFLKAHAILSKTLLAVGLRGKLRKEQVGVRDSKTLKPVYLAVEPQFVKEELGKLFADISELLQRKLSHKEVFYYASMIHLWVAKIHPFMDGNGRSARLLEKWFLVATLGMSAWSINSEKYYWDNRPEYYQNIALGYNYYVLYWDRCLPFLLMLPEALKETVE, from the coding sequence ATGGGTAAACATTTAAAATTCATCTCTTTCAAATACCTTGAAAAATACTCGTCAGCGTGCAAAATAAATTGGTTGGCGGTATTTCACAAACTACGGGCAAAATCAATATTCACAGCAGACGATTTTGAATACTATATAATCGCATCATCACTTTATTCCTCTAAGATTGAGGGTAATACCATCGATGCAAACAGTTTTTTTAGAAACAGGGGAAACAAAAGTTTTCCTAAGAAAAAGGAGGTGCAAGAAATTGAAGATTTGGTAAAGGCATACAAATTTGCCTCTGAAAACAATTTGAATAAAACCAATTTCTTGAAAGCGCACGCAATTTTATCAAAAACTTTATTGGCGGTAGGTTTAAGAGGAAAGTTAAGGAAAGAGCAAGTGGGGGTTAGAGATTCTAAAACGCTAAAACCTGTTTATTTGGCAGTTGAGCCGCAATTCGTAAAGGAGGAATTGGGCAAATTGTTTGCCGATATTTCAGAACTTTTGCAACGCAAATTATCACACAAGGAAGTTTTTTATTATGCTTCAATGATACATTTATGGGTTGCAAAAATCCACCCATTTATGGATGGCAATGGTCGTTCTGCACGTTTACTTGAAAAATGGTTTTTAGTGGCAACACTTGGCATGTCGGCTTGGTCTATAAATTCAGAAAAATATTATTGGGATAATCGTCCTGAATATTATCAAAATATTGCTTTGGGCTATAACTACTATGTGCTGTATTGGGATAGATGCTTGCCGTTTTTATTGATGTTGCCCGAAGCCCTTAAAGAAACTGTTGAGTGA
- a CDS encoding glycosyltransferase, protein MLEIILLAMYILVNFLALGFALSGLILAWQCRKESSANALPNKIQTLADLFPDENQYPEITVQLPIFNEYFVAKRVIDATAALHYPKNKLQIQILDDSTDETAALTQELAQNYMQQGFKVQWLHRANRQDFKAGALREALKTATGQFIAIFDADFIPDVQFLQQTLPYFYSQPQTGVVQTRWAHINARQSLLTRAQALFLDAHFAIEQYGRFAGGWFLNFNGTAGVWRKTTIFEAGNWQADTLTEDLDLSYRAQLKGWKIVFLRHVLSPAELPPNMAAFKSQQHRWVKGGAETAIKILPKLNKSEFGGVKKFMAAVHLLSSCMYLVVLFCFLLGLPLMLLRNTQIMFNYSPTLAIFLLTTIIITSIFYKAHLLTDWQTSKRPSFWLAYFWFMLIASGLSLHNSLAALQGLLRQKSPFVRTPKYDVQTTNQTINTRNIHQTKHKYKISTNNWVVAGELLLTVYFAAGMALCFYYLDFTFFALFLWAFLAFGTVAAYSLRTVKI, encoded by the coding sequence ATGCTCGAAATTATTTTGCTGGCGATGTATATTTTAGTCAATTTTTTGGCCTTGGGCTTTGCCCTATCCGGATTGATATTGGCTTGGCAGTGTCGCAAAGAAAGTTCAGCTAATGCTTTGCCCAACAAAATACAAACCTTGGCGGATTTGTTTCCGGATGAAAACCAATATCCGGAGATAACGGTACAATTGCCTATTTTTAACGAGTATTTTGTGGCAAAACGGGTTATTGATGCAACGGCAGCCCTGCATTATCCTAAAAACAAACTTCAAATACAAATTTTAGATGACTCGACCGACGAAACGGCTGCCCTAACGCAGGAATTAGCGCAAAATTATATGCAGCAAGGCTTTAAGGTGCAATGGCTACACCGCGCTAATCGGCAAGACTTTAAGGCGGGTGCGCTGCGCGAGGCTTTAAAAACGGCAACCGGCCAATTTATAGCCATTTTTGACGCCGATTTTATTCCAGATGTGCAATTTTTACAACAAACCCTGCCGTATTTTTATAGCCAACCACAAACAGGCGTAGTGCAAACGCGCTGGGCGCATATTAATGCCCGGCAATCGCTGCTAACAAGGGCGCAGGCTTTATTTTTAGATGCTCATTTTGCCATCGAGCAGTACGGACGCTTTGCCGGAGGCTGGTTTTTAAACTTTAATGGTACGGCAGGAGTTTGGCGCAAGACTACTATTTTTGAGGCCGGCAATTGGCAGGCCGACACCCTAACCGAAGACCTTGACCTAAGTTACAGGGCGCAACTTAAGGGCTGGAAAATAGTATTTTTAAGACATGTTTTATCGCCAGCCGAGTTGCCACCCAATATGGCTGCTTTTAAATCGCAGCAGCACAGGTGGGTAAAGGGCGGGGCCGAAACAGCCATTAAAATCTTACCCAAATTAAATAAATCGGAGTTTGGCGGGGTGAAAAAATTTATGGCTGCCGTGCATTTGCTTAGTAGTTGCATGTATTTGGTGGTTTTGTTTTGTTTTTTGCTGGGCTTACCCCTTATGCTTTTGCGAAATACTCAAATTATGTTTAACTACAGCCCTACTTTGGCCATCTTTTTACTGACAACCATTATTATTACTTCAATTTTTTACAAGGCACACCTTCTTACAGATTGGCAAACAAGTAAACGTCCCAGTTTTTGGCTTGCTTATTTTTGGTTCATGCTTATTGCTTCCGGATTGTCGCTGCACAACAGCTTAGCTGCTTTGCAGGGCTTGTTGCGGCAGAAGTCGCCATTTGTGCGCACCCCTAAATATGATGTTCAAACAACAAACCAAACAATTAATACACGCAATATCCACCAGACTAAACATAAATATAAAATAAGTACTAATAACTGGGTGGTTGCCGGCGAATTGCTGCTAACGGTATATTTTGCTGCTGGAATGGCATTGTGTTTTTATTACCTGGATTTTACTTTTTTTGCCCTGTTTTTATGGGCATTTTTGGCTTTCGGCACCGTAGCAGCGTATAGCTTGAGGACAGTAAAAATATAG
- a CDS encoding leucine-rich repeat domain-containing protein has translation MEELHLNNNQISDISCLQGLTSLRELDLHYNEISDIAGLQGLTSLEFLHLGNNQISDIAGLQGLRWLRILHLNNNQISDIAGLEGLTSLRNLYLHNNQISDIAGLQGLTGLEWLFLGHNQISDIAGLQGLTNLTVLGLENNQISDIAGLRGLTSLEELKLHNNQISDIACLQGLTSLKNLYLHNNQISDITCLRGLTELRTLLLHNNQISDIAGLQGLTELRTLLLHNNQISDITCLRGLTELRTLLLYNNQISDIAGLEGLTSLEFLYLNNNQISDTSFLDYLPKLKKIYLDGEEITDISSLPEILKRKKR, from the coding sequence TTGGAAGAGTTGCATTTAAATAATAATCAAATTTCGGATATTTCTTGTTTACAAGGTTTGACGAGTTTGAGAGAATTAGATTTACATTATAATGAAATTTCGGATATTGCTGGTTTGCAAGGCTTGACGAGTTTGGAATTTTTGCATTTAGGTAATAATCAAATTTCGGATATTGCTGGCTTGCAAGGTTTGCGGTGGTTGCGCATCTTGCATTTAAATAATAATCAAATTTCGGATATTGCTGGTTTAGAAGGTTTGACGAGTTTGAGAAACTTGTATTTACATAATAATCAAATTTCGGATATTGCTGGTTTACAAGGTTTGACGGGTTTGGAATGGTTGTTTTTAGGGCATAATCAAATTTCGGATATTGCTGGTTTGCAAGGTTTGACGAATTTGACAGTGCTCGGATTAGAGAATAATCAAATTTCGGATATTGCTGGTTTGCGAGGTTTGACGAGTTTGGAAGAGTTGAAATTACATAATAATCAAATTTCGGATATTGCTTGTTTGCAAGGTTTGACGAGTTTGAAAAACTTGTATTTACATAATAATCAAATTTCGGATATTACTTGTTTGCGAGGTTTGACGGAGCTGAGGACATTGTTATTACATAATAATCAAATTTCGGATATTGCTGGTTTGCAAGGTTTGACGGAGTTGAGGACATTGTTATTACATAATAATCAAATTTCGGATATTACTTGTTTGCGAGGTTTGACGGAGTTGAGGACATTGTTATTATATAATAATCAAATTTCGGATATTGCTGGTTTAGAAGGTTTGACGAGTTTGGAATTTTTGTATTTAAATAATAATCAAATTTCGGATACTTCCTTTTTAGACTATTTACCCAAGCTGAAAAAAATATATTTAGATGGCGAGGAAATTACGGATATTTCTTCTTTACCCGAAATCTTAAAAAGGAAAAAACGCTAA
- a CDS encoding SRPBCC family protein gives MNNKITVTATINADAKKVWDFYTNPKHIVNWNFADPSWHCPTATNDMKVGGVYKARMEAKDGSFGFDFEVVYTEIHQGDSFTYEFGGRQASVVFKEQSGLTTVTVKFDPEPQNPIEMQQQGWQAILNNFKKYTETN, from the coding sequence ATGAACAACAAAATAACGGTAACTGCAACCATAAATGCAGACGCAAAGAAGGTTTGGGACTTCTACACCAACCCAAAACATATTGTAAATTGGAATTTTGCCGACCCAAGTTGGCATTGCCCAACAGCCACCAACGACATGAAAGTTGGAGGTGTTTACAAAGCAAGAATGGAGGCCAAAGATGGAAGTTTTGGTTTTGACTTTGAAGTCGTTTATACAGAAATACACCAGGGTGATAGTTTTACCTATGAGTTTGGTGGGCGGCAAGCATCTGTTGTGTTCAAAGAACAAAGCGGGCTAACCACAGTTACTGTAAAATTTGACCCTGAACCACAAAACCCAATTGAAATGCAACAGCAAGGTTGGCAAGCTATTTTGAATAACTTTAAAAAATACACCGAAACTAACTGA